A stretch of Tenrec ecaudatus isolate mTenEca1 chromosome 2, mTenEca1.hap1, whole genome shotgun sequence DNA encodes these proteins:
- the ELOVL7 gene encoding very long chain fatty acid elongase 7, whose protein sequence is MAFSDLTSRTVRLYDNWIKDADPRVEDWLLMASPLPQTIILGLYVYFVTSLGPKLMENRKPFELKRAMITYNFFIVLFSVYLCYEFVMSGWGTGYSFRCEIVDYSQSPAALRMVRTCWLYYFSKFIELLDTIFFVLRKKNSQVTFLHVFHHTIMPWTWWFGVKFAAGGLGTFHALLNSAVHVIMYSYYGLCAMGPAYQKYLWWKKYLTSLQLVQFIIVTIHIGQFFFMEDCKYQFPVFVYIIMSYGCIFLVLFLHFWYRAYTKGQRLPKTVNNGIHKDKDH, encoded by the exons ATCCCAGAGTTGAAGACTGGCTCCTCATGGCATCACCTCTTCCACAAACCATCATCCTTGGACTCTATGTCTATTTTGTCACTTCCCTGGGACCAAAGCTCATGGAGAATCGAAAGCCCTTTGAACTCAAGAGAGCGATGATAACGTACAATTTTTTCATAGTActtttttctgtgtatttgtgTTATGAG TTTGTGATGTCTGGCTGGGGCACGGGTTACTcatttcgatgtgaaatcgttGACTATTCACAGTCACCTGCAGCTTTGAGG ATGGTGCGCACCTGCTGGCTTTATTACTTCTCCAAATTTATCGAGCTGTTAGACACT ATCTTTTTTGTTCTGCGTAAGAAAAATAGCCAAGTTACTTTCCTGCATGTCTTCCATCACACCATCATGCCATGGACCTGGTGGTTTGGAGTCAAATTTGCTGCAG GGGGTTTGGGAACATTCCATGCCCTCCTAAATTCAGCGGTGCATGTGATCATGTACTCCTACTATGGACTGTGTGCCATGGGACCAGCCTACCAGAAGTATTTGTGGTGGAAGAAATATCTGACATCACTACAGCTT gTCCAGTTCATTATTGTCACCATCCACATAGGTCAGTTCTTCTTCATGGAAGATTGCAAGTACCAGTTTCCAGTCTTTGTGTACATCATCATGAGCTATGGGTGCATCTTTTTGGTGCTGTTTCTCCATTTCTGGTACCGTGCTTACACCAAAGGTCAAAGGCTGCCCAAAACTGTGAACAATGGAATCCACAAAGACAAAGATCACTGA